In Bombus terrestris chromosome 6, iyBomTerr1.2, whole genome shotgun sequence, a single window of DNA contains:
- the LOC100643512 gene encoding lysosomal acid glucosylceramidase isoform X2, translating to MKSQWSSIIMWDKCKASLLLVILVIVAGDANDCVPRDFGQGNIVCVCNATYCDELPDSNPKVPENGTFYWYVSSKEGLRLNMIQARMGSCQNSSTDTVLNIDTSKKYQSILGFGGAFTDSAGINIKNLSEAAQDQLMRTYYGSTGSRYSLGRIPIAGTDFSTRPYTYDDVPNDLSLQNFSLAQEDYDYKIPYLRKAIELNPDVKFFSAAWSAPPWMKTNDRINGFGFLRKDRYQVYANYIVKFLDAYKSNGIDVWAVSTGNEPLNAYVPFDRLNTMGWTPDTLADWVANYAGPTLAASTHNGTKILVLDDQRIELPWFVNKVFKDKTAKKYIVGTAVHWYTDSFAPPILLDLTHYGYPDKFILMTEACTGAGTDYPKVALGSWSRGQEYILSIIQYMNHWAVGWVDWNIALDATGGPNWIQNYVDSPIIVNADADEFYKQPMYYALKHFSRFVDRGSIRISITDTDDVKATAFLTPSDQVVVVLYNNNTQKKNIVLNDPKKNPICLELPAYSMNTVIYAQ from the exons ATGAAAAGCCAATGG TCATCGATAATTATGTGGGACAAATGCAAAGCGTCGCTTCTGCTTGTAATATTGGTCATCGTTGCGG GCGATGCAAATGACTGCGTGCCTCGAGATTTTGGTCAGGGCAATATCGTATGCGTTTGTAATGCGACCTACTGTGACGAGCTACCGGATAGCAACCCCAAAGTCCCAGAGAACGGAACGTTCTACTGGTACGTTTCGAGCAAAGAGGGTCTCAGGCTGAACATGATACAGGCGCGGATGGGTTCTTGTCAAAATTCCAGCACCGATACAGTTCTAAATATAGATACGTCGAAAAAATATCAAAGCATCTTAGGCTTTGGCGGTGCTTTTACGGACTCGGCGggaataaatatcaaaaatctCAGTGAAGCTGCTCAGGACCAATTAATGCG GACGTACTACGGTTCAACCGGGAGCAGGTATTCGTTAGGTCGAATACCAATCGCTGGAACTGACTTCTCTACGAGACCTTACACGTACGATGACGTCCCTAATGATTTATCACTGCAAAACTTTAGCCTCGCTCAGGAAGATTACGATTATAAGATACCATATCTAAGAAAGGCCATTGAATTAAACCCTGATGTAAAATTCTTTAGTGCTGCATGGTCAGCTCCACCATGGATGAAAACTAATGATCGAATCAATGGATTTG GCTTTTTAAGGAAGGATCGTTATCAGGTTTATGCCAATTACATAGTAAAATTTTTGGACGCGTATAAAAGCAATGGCATTGATGTATGGGCCGTTTCGACAGGAAACGAGCCATTAAACGCTTATGTACCTTTCGATCGCCTTAACACTATGGGTTGGACACCAGACACTCTCGCTGATTGGGTCGCTAACTATGCGGGTCCAACTTTGGCAGCGTCCACCCACAATGGCACGAAAATTCTTGTTCTAGATGATCAGAGAATCGAATTACCTTGGTTTGTAAATAAAGTCTTCAAAGATAAAACCGCGAAAAAATACATCGTTGGTACAGCTGTACACTGGTACACAGATAGTTTCGCTCCGCCAATATTATTGGATTTAACACACTATGGTTATCCAGATAAATTTATTCTCATGACTGAAGCATGTacag GTGCTGGTACGGATTACCCAAAAGTTGCCTTAGGTTCGTGGAGCAGAGGGCAAGAATATATTTTAAGCATAATACAG TACATGAATCATTGGGCAGTTGGATGGGTAGACTGGAATATAGCTTTAGACGCAACCGGTGGGCCAAACTGGATTCAAAATTACGTCGACTCGCCCATTATTGTAAATGCAGATGCCGATGAATTTTATAAGCAGCCAATGTACTATGCTCTAAAACACTTTAGCAGATTCGTCGATAGAGGCTCCATTAGGATTTCTATCACCGATACGGACGATGTTAAAGCTACAGCCTTCTTAACACCTTCGGATCAAGTCGTGGTTGTTCTATATAACAA cAATACCCAGAAAAAGAACATTGTTCTCAATGATCCGAAAAAGAATCCTATTTGCTTGGAATTACCTGCGTACTCCATGAATACCGTAATTTATGCACAATAG
- the LOC100643512 gene encoding lysosomal acid glucosylceramidase isoform X1, which yields MCIKCGDSLRDTVDVSHDSNRTKSLRRTSSIIMWDKCKASLLLVILVIVAGDANDCVPRDFGQGNIVCVCNATYCDELPDSNPKVPENGTFYWYVSSKEGLRLNMIQARMGSCQNSSTDTVLNIDTSKKYQSILGFGGAFTDSAGINIKNLSEAAQDQLMRTYYGSTGSRYSLGRIPIAGTDFSTRPYTYDDVPNDLSLQNFSLAQEDYDYKIPYLRKAIELNPDVKFFSAAWSAPPWMKTNDRINGFGFLRKDRYQVYANYIVKFLDAYKSNGIDVWAVSTGNEPLNAYVPFDRLNTMGWTPDTLADWVANYAGPTLAASTHNGTKILVLDDQRIELPWFVNKVFKDKTAKKYIVGTAVHWYTDSFAPPILLDLTHYGYPDKFILMTEACTGAGTDYPKVALGSWSRGQEYILSIIQYMNHWAVGWVDWNIALDATGGPNWIQNYVDSPIIVNADADEFYKQPMYYALKHFSRFVDRGSIRISITDTDDVKATAFLTPSDQVVVVLYNNNTQKKNIVLNDPKKNPICLELPAYSMNTVIYAQ from the exons ATGTGCATAAAATGTGGCGATTCACTGCGCGATACGGTAGATGTCAGCCACGATTCGAACCGTACGAAGAGCCTTAGACGAACG TCATCGATAATTATGTGGGACAAATGCAAAGCGTCGCTTCTGCTTGTAATATTGGTCATCGTTGCGG GCGATGCAAATGACTGCGTGCCTCGAGATTTTGGTCAGGGCAATATCGTATGCGTTTGTAATGCGACCTACTGTGACGAGCTACCGGATAGCAACCCCAAAGTCCCAGAGAACGGAACGTTCTACTGGTACGTTTCGAGCAAAGAGGGTCTCAGGCTGAACATGATACAGGCGCGGATGGGTTCTTGTCAAAATTCCAGCACCGATACAGTTCTAAATATAGATACGTCGAAAAAATATCAAAGCATCTTAGGCTTTGGCGGTGCTTTTACGGACTCGGCGggaataaatatcaaaaatctCAGTGAAGCTGCTCAGGACCAATTAATGCG GACGTACTACGGTTCAACCGGGAGCAGGTATTCGTTAGGTCGAATACCAATCGCTGGAACTGACTTCTCTACGAGACCTTACACGTACGATGACGTCCCTAATGATTTATCACTGCAAAACTTTAGCCTCGCTCAGGAAGATTACGATTATAAGATACCATATCTAAGAAAGGCCATTGAATTAAACCCTGATGTAAAATTCTTTAGTGCTGCATGGTCAGCTCCACCATGGATGAAAACTAATGATCGAATCAATGGATTTG GCTTTTTAAGGAAGGATCGTTATCAGGTTTATGCCAATTACATAGTAAAATTTTTGGACGCGTATAAAAGCAATGGCATTGATGTATGGGCCGTTTCGACAGGAAACGAGCCATTAAACGCTTATGTACCTTTCGATCGCCTTAACACTATGGGTTGGACACCAGACACTCTCGCTGATTGGGTCGCTAACTATGCGGGTCCAACTTTGGCAGCGTCCACCCACAATGGCACGAAAATTCTTGTTCTAGATGATCAGAGAATCGAATTACCTTGGTTTGTAAATAAAGTCTTCAAAGATAAAACCGCGAAAAAATACATCGTTGGTACAGCTGTACACTGGTACACAGATAGTTTCGCTCCGCCAATATTATTGGATTTAACACACTATGGTTATCCAGATAAATTTATTCTCATGACTGAAGCATGTacag GTGCTGGTACGGATTACCCAAAAGTTGCCTTAGGTTCGTGGAGCAGAGGGCAAGAATATATTTTAAGCATAATACAG TACATGAATCATTGGGCAGTTGGATGGGTAGACTGGAATATAGCTTTAGACGCAACCGGTGGGCCAAACTGGATTCAAAATTACGTCGACTCGCCCATTATTGTAAATGCAGATGCCGATGAATTTTATAAGCAGCCAATGTACTATGCTCTAAAACACTTTAGCAGATTCGTCGATAGAGGCTCCATTAGGATTTCTATCACCGATACGGACGATGTTAAAGCTACAGCCTTCTTAACACCTTCGGATCAAGTCGTGGTTGTTCTATATAACAA cAATACCCAGAAAAAGAACATTGTTCTCAATGATCCGAAAAAGAATCCTATTTGCTTGGAATTACCTGCGTACTCCATGAATACCGTAATTTATGCACAATAG
- the LOC100643512 gene encoding lysosomal acid glucosylceramidase isoform X3, which yields MWDKCKASLLLVILVIVAGDANDCVPRDFGQGNIVCVCNATYCDELPDSNPKVPENGTFYWYVSSKEGLRLNMIQARMGSCQNSSTDTVLNIDTSKKYQSILGFGGAFTDSAGINIKNLSEAAQDQLMRTYYGSTGSRYSLGRIPIAGTDFSTRPYTYDDVPNDLSLQNFSLAQEDYDYKIPYLRKAIELNPDVKFFSAAWSAPPWMKTNDRINGFGFLRKDRYQVYANYIVKFLDAYKSNGIDVWAVSTGNEPLNAYVPFDRLNTMGWTPDTLADWVANYAGPTLAASTHNGTKILVLDDQRIELPWFVNKVFKDKTAKKYIVGTAVHWYTDSFAPPILLDLTHYGYPDKFILMTEACTGAGTDYPKVALGSWSRGQEYILSIIQYMNHWAVGWVDWNIALDATGGPNWIQNYVDSPIIVNADADEFYKQPMYYALKHFSRFVDRGSIRISITDTDDVKATAFLTPSDQVVVVLYNNNTQKKNIVLNDPKKNPICLELPAYSMNTVIYAQ from the exons ATGTGGGACAAATGCAAAGCGTCGCTTCTGCTTGTAATATTGGTCATCGTTGCGG GCGATGCAAATGACTGCGTGCCTCGAGATTTTGGTCAGGGCAATATCGTATGCGTTTGTAATGCGACCTACTGTGACGAGCTACCGGATAGCAACCCCAAAGTCCCAGAGAACGGAACGTTCTACTGGTACGTTTCGAGCAAAGAGGGTCTCAGGCTGAACATGATACAGGCGCGGATGGGTTCTTGTCAAAATTCCAGCACCGATACAGTTCTAAATATAGATACGTCGAAAAAATATCAAAGCATCTTAGGCTTTGGCGGTGCTTTTACGGACTCGGCGggaataaatatcaaaaatctCAGTGAAGCTGCTCAGGACCAATTAATGCG GACGTACTACGGTTCAACCGGGAGCAGGTATTCGTTAGGTCGAATACCAATCGCTGGAACTGACTTCTCTACGAGACCTTACACGTACGATGACGTCCCTAATGATTTATCACTGCAAAACTTTAGCCTCGCTCAGGAAGATTACGATTATAAGATACCATATCTAAGAAAGGCCATTGAATTAAACCCTGATGTAAAATTCTTTAGTGCTGCATGGTCAGCTCCACCATGGATGAAAACTAATGATCGAATCAATGGATTTG GCTTTTTAAGGAAGGATCGTTATCAGGTTTATGCCAATTACATAGTAAAATTTTTGGACGCGTATAAAAGCAATGGCATTGATGTATGGGCCGTTTCGACAGGAAACGAGCCATTAAACGCTTATGTACCTTTCGATCGCCTTAACACTATGGGTTGGACACCAGACACTCTCGCTGATTGGGTCGCTAACTATGCGGGTCCAACTTTGGCAGCGTCCACCCACAATGGCACGAAAATTCTTGTTCTAGATGATCAGAGAATCGAATTACCTTGGTTTGTAAATAAAGTCTTCAAAGATAAAACCGCGAAAAAATACATCGTTGGTACAGCTGTACACTGGTACACAGATAGTTTCGCTCCGCCAATATTATTGGATTTAACACACTATGGTTATCCAGATAAATTTATTCTCATGACTGAAGCATGTacag GTGCTGGTACGGATTACCCAAAAGTTGCCTTAGGTTCGTGGAGCAGAGGGCAAGAATATATTTTAAGCATAATACAG TACATGAATCATTGGGCAGTTGGATGGGTAGACTGGAATATAGCTTTAGACGCAACCGGTGGGCCAAACTGGATTCAAAATTACGTCGACTCGCCCATTATTGTAAATGCAGATGCCGATGAATTTTATAAGCAGCCAATGTACTATGCTCTAAAACACTTTAGCAGATTCGTCGATAGAGGCTCCATTAGGATTTCTATCACCGATACGGACGATGTTAAAGCTACAGCCTTCTTAACACCTTCGGATCAAGTCGTGGTTGTTCTATATAACAA cAATACCCAGAAAAAGAACATTGTTCTCAATGATCCGAAAAAGAATCCTATTTGCTTGGAATTACCTGCGTACTCCATGAATACCGTAATTTATGCACAATAG
- the LOC100643871 gene encoding lysosomal acid glucosylceramidase, whose translation MGHAWKALLLITFFFNKGIANDCVPYRIDNEVIACVCNATYCDGLPDGIPEVPEEGNSYWYVTNKQGLRMKMSEVKFDSCENFPVDVTLTIDNTKKYQTIFGFGGAFTDSTGINIAKLSPATQLQLIRAYYHPKKGSRYTLGRIPIGASDFSARPYTYDDTANDTTLKHFILANEDFDYKLLYARKVLEFNSEIKFFGAAWTAPLWMKSNDNGLTFLKEEYYQIYADYLLKFLDEYKNNGIDIWAITTGNEPQIAFMVKIPLNTMGWEPESMANWIANNLGPTLASSPHNETLIFAFDDSRKALPKFVEPTFRNQNANKYVAGTAVHWYQDSETPADILDQTHDEFPDKLILMTEASVIGPPIWNTSKVKLESWRRGEKYILSIIEYMNHWSIGWVDWNLALDETGGPNFVNNYIDAPIIVNPKTDEFYKQPMYYAVKHFSRFVDRGSVRISITDTDTIKSAAFVTPSAENVVVLYNRDTSPRHVVLKDVQKGTLCLELSPQSMNTLKYK comes from the exons ATGGGACACGCGTGGAAAGCACTTTTGCTAATTACTTTCTTCTTCAACAAAG GTATCGCGAATGACTGCGTGCCGTATCGTATAGATAACGAGGTAATAGCATGTGTTTGCAATGCAACATATTGCGATGGATTACCAGATGGTATACCGGAAGTTCCGGAGGAAGGTAATTCTTATTGGTATGTGACGAATAAACAGGGGCTGAGAATGAAAATGTCAGAAGTAAAATTTGATAGCTGCGAAAATTTCCCCGTGGACGTAACGCTGACCATAGATAATACGAAAAAGTATCAAACGATTTTTGGCTTCGGTGGCGCATTTACCGATTCTACTGGTATAAACATAGCAAAACTCAGCCCAGCTACTCAACTTCAATTGATTCG AGCATATTATCATCCAAAGAAAGGAAGCAGATACACACTGGGTCGTATACCTATTGGGGCGAGCGATTTTTCAGCAAGACCGTATACGTATGACGATACGGCCAATGACACCACGCTTAAACACTTTATACTTGCGAACGAAGATTTCGATTACAAACTACTATATGCAAGGAAAGTGCTTGAATTCAATTCCGAAATTAAATTCTTCGGTGCTGCATGGACCGCACCATTATGGATGAAAAGCAATGACAACGGACTCA CTTTcttaaaagaagaatattaccAAATCTATGCTGACTATCTGCTAAAGTTCCTGGATGAATATAAAAACAACGGTATTGACATATGGGCTATTACAACTGGTAACGAGCCACAGATTGCCTTTATGGTTAAAATTCCACTTAACACTATGGGATGGGAACCCGAATCAATGGCTAATTGGATCGCTAACAATTTGGGTCCAACATTAGCATCATCGCCGCACAATGAAACACTAATTTTCGCCTTTGATGACAGTAGAAAGGCATTACCCAAATTTGTCGAACCAACGTTCCGAAATCAAAATGCAAACAAATACGTTGCCGGAACAGCTGTACACTGGTATCAAGATTCCGAAACTCCTGCAGATATATTAGATCAAACCCACGATGAGTTCCCagacaaattaattttaatgacCGAAGCGTCTGTAATAG GACCTCCAATATGGAACACTTCGAAAGTTAAATTGGAATCGTGGCGTCGAggtgaaaaatacattttaagcATAATAGAG TACATGAATCATTGGTCAATTGGATGGGTGGATTGGAATTTAGCCTTGGACGAAACTGGTGGACCAAACtttgttaataattatatcgacgCCCCTATTATCGTCAACCCGAAAACCGATGAATTTTATAAACAACCTATGTATTATGCCGTCAAACATTTTAGCAGATTCGTTGACAGAGGTTCTGTTAGAATTTCTATTACCGATACTGATACTATCAAATCTGCAGCTTTCGTTACACCTTCAGCGGAAAACGTCGTTGTCCTATACAATAG gGATACTTCTCCAAGACACGTAGTTTTGAAGGATGTACAGAAAGGTACACTTTGTTTAGAATTATCTCCGCAATCTATGAATACTCTGAAATACAAATAG
- the LOC100644113 gene encoding 28S ribosomal protein S30, mitochondrial isoform X2: protein MPHYYGWKSLCLEEGNIPYNSLKHAQYITRTHVTNDNKLPDFYDSMITTDKLDALVQTIKNHIENVIIFEYNHRLKKQEITEEVENIKEKLLNDAVTNALVFQINRIMLSSLSSVTPHLLETEVDFKPRIEAFWFAGDVERPTLQRKAREGIKSLKKYVNDPINMPVQYVGSPILQLRHQFPLREIVSPIYSANPELSIPEFKFDPRVLSYKFSYKHATNIPGFWPGDPAEFGLLSYHNISNLFFDSKIKEEEAITVQAIFASYSWLLSQACYQGFSTFNDILYPLVSQTILTNGQYWSFCVYQLNTTLLHWEYADNNPMRNICWITEPMMLFDKIEDGKIQGFNEDVLKNLITFYINMPAARSNENMKPYLGESVKYVADITDPERRAWLETRFKHLTSNRPRHQLKPEIYQWQKIYMIDNPTRPIDKKRDPWEFGYSPAKRRLNQHQPAYIPRCLRENPKQRKVGRWAKTYYPNA, encoded by the exons ATGCCACATTACTATGGTTGGAAATCCTTATGTTTAGAAGAAGGAAATATTCCATACAATTCATTGAAACATGCTCAATACATTACACGTACTCATGttacaaatgataataaattaccGGACTTTTACGACTCAATGATCACAACTGACAAATTAGATGCTCTGGTACAAACTATTAAAAATCATAtagaaaatgttattatttttgAATATAATCATAGATT aaAGAAGCAAGAAATAACAGAGGAAGTGGAAAATATTAAAGAGAAATTGCTAAACGATGCTGTTACAAATGCACTTGTTTTTCAAATCAATCGAATAATGCTGTCCAGTTTATCTTCGGTGACACCACATTTATTGGAAACTGAAGTAGATTTTAAACCAAGAATAGAAGCATTTTGGTTCGCAGGTGACGTAGAACGGCCGACTCTACAGAGAAAAGCAAGAGAGGGgataaaaagtttgaaaaaatatgtaaatgatCCAATAAATATGCCTGTTCAATATGTTGGTTCTCCAATTCTACAATTAAGACATCAATTTCCTTTAAGGGAGATTGTTTCTCCAATATACTCTGCTAATCCAGAATTAAGTATTCCTGAGTTCAAATTTGATCCTAGGGTACTAAGTTATAAGTTTTCGTACAAACATGCAACTAATATACCTGGTTTCTGGCCTGGTGATCCTGCTGAATTTGGTTTGTTATCTTATCACAAtataagtaatttattttttgattCAAAGATTAAGGAAGAAGAAGCAATTACCGTGCAAGCTATTTTTGCATCTTATAGTTGGTTGTTATCGCAGGCTTGTTATCAAG gcTTTTCTACgttcaacgatatattatatcCATTAGTATCGCAAACAATTTTGACAAACGGTCAATATTGGTCCTTTTGCGTTTACCAGTTGAACACCACTTTATTACATTGGGAATATGCAGATAACAATCCTATGCGTAATATATGTTGGATAACAGAACCAATGATGTTGTTCGATAAAATAGAGGATGGAAAAATTCAAGGGTTCAACGAAGATGTTTTAAAAAACTTGATCACATTTTATATCAATATGCCTGCAGCACGAagtaatgaaaatatgaaacCATACTTAGGTGAATCTGTAAAATATGTTGCTGACATTACTGATCCCGAACGAAGAGCGTGGTTAGAAACAAGATTTAAGCACCTTACGTCTAATAGGCCAAGACATca ATTAAAGCCTGAAATATATCAGTGGCAGAAAATATATATGATTGATAACCCTACTCGCCCTATCGATAAGAAACGTGACCCGTGGGAGTTTGGTTACTCGCCTGCGAAACGAAGATTAAATCAGCATCAGCCGGCTTATATACCAAGATGTTTAAGAGAAAATCCAAAACAGAGAAAAGTAGGACGTTGGGCGAAAACATATTATCCAAATGCATAA
- the LOC100644113 gene encoding 28S ribosomal protein S30, mitochondrial isoform X1, whose translation MYTGLQKSLPNYSTSILKTVIRKCASITLNDAENVIYPPILDLSHRAKIKRKHEKWHNKIKKLETVEEKLIGINMPHYYGWKSLCLEEGNIPYNSLKHAQYITRTHVTNDNKLPDFYDSMITTDKLDALVQTIKNHIENVIIFEYNHRLKKQEITEEVENIKEKLLNDAVTNALVFQINRIMLSSLSSVTPHLLETEVDFKPRIEAFWFAGDVERPTLQRKAREGIKSLKKYVNDPINMPVQYVGSPILQLRHQFPLREIVSPIYSANPELSIPEFKFDPRVLSYKFSYKHATNIPGFWPGDPAEFGLLSYHNISNLFFDSKIKEEEAITVQAIFASYSWLLSQACYQGFSTFNDILYPLVSQTILTNGQYWSFCVYQLNTTLLHWEYADNNPMRNICWITEPMMLFDKIEDGKIQGFNEDVLKNLITFYINMPAARSNENMKPYLGESVKYVADITDPERRAWLETRFKHLTSNRPRHQLKPEIYQWQKIYMIDNPTRPIDKKRDPWEFGYSPAKRRLNQHQPAYIPRCLRENPKQRKVGRWAKTYYPNA comes from the exons ATGTATACAGGGCTACAGAAATCCTTACCTAACTATTCTACAAGTATTCTAAAAACTGTTATAAGAAAATGTGCGAGTATCACGCTGAATGATGCGGAAAATGTGATCTATCCTCCTATTTTGGATTTATCCCATCGTGCTAAGATTAAGAGGAAACATGAAAAGTggcataataaaattaaaaaattagaaactgtAGAGGAAAAATTAATTGGTATAAATATGCCACATTACTATGGTTGGAAATCCTTATGTTTAGAAGAAGGAAATATTCCATACAATTCATTGAAACATGCTCAATACATTACACGTACTCATGttacaaatgataataaattaccGGACTTTTACGACTCAATGATCACAACTGACAAATTAGATGCTCTGGTACAAACTATTAAAAATCATAtagaaaatgttattatttttgAATATAATCATAGATT aaAGAAGCAAGAAATAACAGAGGAAGTGGAAAATATTAAAGAGAAATTGCTAAACGATGCTGTTACAAATGCACTTGTTTTTCAAATCAATCGAATAATGCTGTCCAGTTTATCTTCGGTGACACCACATTTATTGGAAACTGAAGTAGATTTTAAACCAAGAATAGAAGCATTTTGGTTCGCAGGTGACGTAGAACGGCCGACTCTACAGAGAAAAGCAAGAGAGGGgataaaaagtttgaaaaaatatgtaaatgatCCAATAAATATGCCTGTTCAATATGTTGGTTCTCCAATTCTACAATTAAGACATCAATTTCCTTTAAGGGAGATTGTTTCTCCAATATACTCTGCTAATCCAGAATTAAGTATTCCTGAGTTCAAATTTGATCCTAGGGTACTAAGTTATAAGTTTTCGTACAAACATGCAACTAATATACCTGGTTTCTGGCCTGGTGATCCTGCTGAATTTGGTTTGTTATCTTATCACAAtataagtaatttattttttgattCAAAGATTAAGGAAGAAGAAGCAATTACCGTGCAAGCTATTTTTGCATCTTATAGTTGGTTGTTATCGCAGGCTTGTTATCAAG gcTTTTCTACgttcaacgatatattatatcCATTAGTATCGCAAACAATTTTGACAAACGGTCAATATTGGTCCTTTTGCGTTTACCAGTTGAACACCACTTTATTACATTGGGAATATGCAGATAACAATCCTATGCGTAATATATGTTGGATAACAGAACCAATGATGTTGTTCGATAAAATAGAGGATGGAAAAATTCAAGGGTTCAACGAAGATGTTTTAAAAAACTTGATCACATTTTATATCAATATGCCTGCAGCACGAagtaatgaaaatatgaaacCATACTTAGGTGAATCTGTAAAATATGTTGCTGACATTACTGATCCCGAACGAAGAGCGTGGTTAGAAACAAGATTTAAGCACCTTACGTCTAATAGGCCAAGACATca ATTAAAGCCTGAAATATATCAGTGGCAGAAAATATATATGATTGATAACCCTACTCGCCCTATCGATAAGAAACGTGACCCGTGGGAGTTTGGTTACTCGCCTGCGAAACGAAGATTAAATCAGCATCAGCCGGCTTATATACCAAGATGTTTAAGAGAAAATCCAAAACAGAGAAAAGTAGGACGTTGGGCGAAAACATATTATCCAAATGCATAA